A stretch of DNA from Oceanivirga salmonicida:
TTAACATATAGTCTTTCTAATTCCTCAATTGGATCTTTTTCATATGCTTTTTTATCTAGCCAAAGATTATAAGCAACTATAAGTTTACCAAATTGTGTTCCCCAGTCTCCTATATGATTATCTCCATACACCTTAAAACCTAACTCTTGATAAATTTTCTTTAAAGAATCTCCTATTATTGTAGATCTTAAATGCCCTACATGCATTCTTTTTGCAATATTAGGTGATGAATAATCTATAGCAACTATTTTAGAATTATCAATTCCATAATCATATTTTTCATTACCAATTTTTAATGTTTCTTTATTTAATATGTCATTTTTTACAAATATATTTATGAACCCTGGTCCTGCTGATTCAATTTTTTCAATTATTCCTTGTCCATCAAAATTTTCAATCAATTCATTAGCAATTTGTAAGGGTTTCATACCAAGTTTTTTAGAGTTTTGCATAGCAAAATTACTCTGAAAATCCCCAAATTCAACTTTTGTAGAGTTTTGCACACTACTTTCATCAATACTTATATTAAATGTTTTTTCTATATTATAGTTCAAAACATCTAAAACTTGATTTATCAATATTTTCATACTTTACCTCCGTTTTATAGATTATACTATAGTTTATAAGTAGTGTCAATATAGAAAATACAGAGACTAAACATAAAAAAATACCCTTATTTAACTATTTTTCACTTCTAATTAACATAAATTCTAAATTCCCATCAAATGTTAAATTTCCATATTTATATGGAACAATAAAATTATCTCCTTTTTTTATAGATATATTATTTATACTTCCACTTCCATTTATTACACAAACAATTAAAAAGTTTTCATTATTTTCAATTAAAACTTTTTCATTTATTTCATATTTTTTTACACTAAAATAGTTATTTTTTACTAATAATTGACTATTTTCTGTTTTTTCTCCTATGCTACTTGTATCTTTATGTGGGCAAATAGTAACATCTAAACTTTTTTCTATATGTAATTCTCTTAATTTTCCATTTTGTAATCTATCATAATCATAAAATCTATATGTTATATCACTATTTTGCTGAATTTCCAAAATTAATGTCCCTTTTCTTATAGCATGAACTGTTCCAGGTGGTATATCGAAAAAATCACCTTTTTTTATTTTTCTATATGTAAGTAACTCGTTCCACTTTTTATTATATACCATTTCTCGTAATTCATCTTTAGTTTTAGCACTATGACCTATTTCTATATCAGAACCTTCTTCACAATCTAGTATATACCATGCTTCTGATTTTCCATTTTCTTGACCTTCATTTGCTCTTGCATATTCATCATCAGGGTGCACTTGTACACTTAAATCTGATTTTGCATCTATATATTTTACTAAAAGAGGAAAGATTTCTCCCTTTTCGTTTCCAAATAATTCTTTATGTTTATTCCATAATTCTTTTAATGTTAATCCTTTATATTTACCATTAATTACAGTACTATACCCATTATCATTAGCACTAATAATCCAAGCTTCTCCTATTTTATCACTATTTGTCTCATAGTTAAATTCTCTTTTTATTTTCTCTCCGCCCCATATAACTTCTTTCATATAAGGTTTCATAAATATTAATTCCATATTTACCTTTCTATTTATATCACAAGCTTATATTTCACATACTTATATTTCACAAGCAAAATGGCTAAATTCATTAAAACTTAGCCATTTATATTTATTTTAATCTTCTATATATAAATTATTTTTATCGTATTCTCTCTTTGTCATAATAAACTTAACAAGTGCTGATATTGCAACTATACTTGCAATTAAAAGTCCACCCATAAGTATTGTGTCTTGACCTGCATCTTTGAAGAATCTTACAAATCCTTCTGGTGCTATAACTATATAAGTTACTGTAACCATAGTCATAAATAATGCTGGTAATAAAGTAATTAAATAATTTTTATTACGTTTTAATAACCAAGCTGTAGAAGACCATAATCCTATAGTAGCTAAAGTTTGATTTGACCAAGCGAAATATCTCCATATTATATTAAAATCTACTTGAGATAATATAGCACCTACTGCAAATAATGGTATTGCAATAAATAATCTATTTCTAATAGGTTGTTGACTTATTTTAAATACGTCTGCTATGATAAGTCTTGCACCTCTAAATGATGTATCTCCTGAAGTTATTGGTGCTGCAACAACTCCTAATACAGCTAAACCAGCTCCTAATTTACCTAATGTTAAGGATGCAACACTATTAACTACAACTGGTGCTGAACCAGCTGCTCTTAATCCTTCTAATTGACTAGCTAAGCCTAAACCTTCTCCTGCTAATGGGAATAAAGTCATTGCTGCTGCTGCCCAAACTGTTGCAACTATACCTTCACCTATCATTGCTAAATAAAATACTTTTCTACCATCTTTTTCAGATTTTATACATCTTCCTATTATTGGAGATTGTGTAGCATGGAAACCACTTATCGCTCCACAAGCTATTGATATAAATAAAAATGGAAATAGTGTATGAGTAGTATTCCAATTTATCTTAGTTGCTAAGTGAGTTATTTCAGGAGTATAGTATATTCCTTTTATATTTCCAACTATTAATGATACTGAAATTCCTACTGCCATGAAAAATAATGCCATTCCAAATAATGGATATATTTTTGCTATTAATTTATCAACTGGTAATAAAGTTGCAAAAATATAATAAGATATTATTATTATTAATAACATATTTCTTGATATAGCACCACCTGTTAAATTAAATAATATATCTGCTGGAGATGTTAGGAAAACTACTCCTGTTAATACTAGTAAAACTACCGAAAATAAACGCATTCCATGTCTAGCAAATTCACCTAAATTTTCTCCAACTAATTCTCCAATAGTTGCACCTTTACTTCTAACAGATAACATACCACTAAAGAAATCATGTACTGCTCCTCCAAATACACAACCTAAAACTATCCATACAAATGCCATAGGTCCAAATAATGCACCTGCTATTGCTCCAAATATTGGTCCTGTTCCTACAACATTTAAAAATTGTATAAATAATGCTCTAAATGAACCTAACGGAACAAAATCTACACCATCTGGTTGACTAATTGCTGGTGTTGGTCTACTAGGATCTGCTCCGAAAACTTTTTCTACATATTTACCATAAGTAAGATATCCTATGATAAGTAAAACTAATGAAAATATAAATGTATACATTTTTCATACCTCCTAATATTATGTTTTTAATTTTTATTTTTCGTACGGTTTTCCACCAGCTTTTGGTGGTCTTGCCTTACCAATAAATCCTACTAGAACTATTAATGTTAATATATATGGTATCATTGATAAAAATTGTTGTGGTATTGCTATTGATGATGACTTAGCATAATCTGAGAATGCTTGTCCAAAAGCAAATAGCAATGATGCTAATATTGCACCTAGTGGATTCCATTTACCAAATATCATAGCTGCTAGTGCTATAAATCCACGACCAGCTGACATATTGTTTATAAATTGTTGTAATACTACTGTTGACATGTATGCTCCACCAAGTCCAGCGAACATACCAGATAATATTACACCTATATATCTATATTTATAAACACTGATACCTACTGTATCTGCTGCTAAAGGATGTTCTCCAACTGATCTTAGTCTTAAACCAAATACTGTTTTATATACAATAAAATATACAGATATTGCTAATGCATATATAAATATCAATACTGCCATTTTATTAGCTGTAGTTGGTGCAGATGGTGTTGATCCTGCTGCATTAAATAATAGTTTAATAAGAAATCCAGTGGTTGATAATGCAAATAAATTAATTGCAACTCCACTTACTATTTGATTTCCTTTTAAATTTATGCTTATAACAGCATGAATTAATGAAACCAATCCACCTATTATAATTCCAAATAATATTCCTAAATACGGATTTCCTGTATAAATATTTACAACTGCTGCTGCAAAAGCCCCTGATAGCATCATACCTTCAAGTCCTATATTTACAACACCAGATAACTCACATAAACAAGCACCAACTGCTGTTATTAATATAGGAGGAGCTAGAATTATAGTTTGTTGTAATAAAATTTTTAATGCCTCCATACTAATTCTTCCCCTTTCTGTTTATCATATATTTAAATATATTTTCCGCAGCAACTAATATTATAATTAATGCTTGTATTATATATACTATTTCTTTATCTAATCTATAATCAATTTGTAGTGTTTGACCACCTATTTCTAGGGCTGCATAGAATATTGAAGCCACTATTATACCAAATGGATTATTATTTCCTAATAATGCAACCGCAATACCTGTAAATCCAAACTCACCCATTATTAAATCTGTATATACATATTGTGTAGAACCACCTAAAATTCTTTCAGCTCCACCAATACCTGCTACTGCTCCTGCTATTCCCATTGCAACAAAAGCAATTAATTTAGTATTTATACCAGCATTTTCTGATGAAGTTGGATTATAACCTACTGCTTTTATCTTATAACCTAAACTAGTATTTTTAAAGAAAAAATATGCTGCTATACATGTTATTATAGCAATAATAAATCCAATATTTAAAGATTGTTTAGTTATTTCTTGAAATATTGTTGGTAATCTTACACCTTCGTAAACTGGAACAGTTTGTGTATTTGATGAAAGTGGGTCTTTCAACGGTCCACCTAATAAATAATTTTGAAATGGTGCTATAATATAGTTTAACATAATTGTACTTATAACTTCATTAATACCAAATAATGACTTAAGTAAACCTGCTATACCTGCCCATATAAATCCAAATAAAGCAGCTACAAATAAAGCAACAAATATATTTCCAAATATATTATGGAAATATATTCCTACTAATGTTGCACCTAATCCACCTGCCATCATTTGACCTTGTACACCTATATTAAACATTCCTGCTTTAAAAGAAATCATAACAGCCAATGCTGAAAATAATAATGGTGTTGCATAAACTAAAGTTTTAGCAAGTCCATTAAATGGATATCTTGTAGATGTTTGATAAAATGCTGCTTTCATCATACTACCATATGCTTCTAAGGGATTTACTCCTTTTAAAGCTATTACTATTGCTCCTATTATCAAAGCAACTAATACTGCCATTATAGACGGAAGGATTGCATATATCCATTTTTTTGTACTGTTATTCATTATTGTTTCCTCCTTCTATTTTTCCACCTGCCATTAAAATTCCTAGTTTTTCTATTGTAGCATCTTCTTTATTTAATATATCTACTATTTTACCAGAATACATAACTGCTATTCTATCACTTAAGGCCATTATTTCAGAAAGTTCTGCTGATACTACTAATATAGCCTTACCTTTAGTTCTTTCGTGTAATATAGTATTATGTATCATTTCTATAGCACCTATATCAACTCCACGAGTTGGTTGTGCTGCAATTATAAATTTATTTTCTTTTTCTAATTCTCTAGCAACAACTACTTTTTGTTGATTTCCTCCTGATAAACCTCCAAATATTACATTAGGATCTTTTGGTCTTATGTCATATTTTTCAATCATTTCTTTTGAAACCTTATTTATTTTTGAATTGTCTAAAAAACCTTTATTAGTATATGGTTCTAACACTCCTAAAATCAAGTCATCTTTTATACTAAATTCATTTATTGTTGCTCTTTTATGTCTATTTTCAGGAATATGAGATAAACCAGAATTTCTTATATATTTTGGGCTTTTGTTTAATAAAACATTTTCACCTAACATATATTCACCACTAGTTGCTTTTCTAAGTCCAGCTAAAACTTCTATAAGTTCAGTTTGACCATTACCTTCAACTCCTGCTATACCTAAGATTTCTCCTTCTCTTATATCAAAACTTACACCTTTAACTTTTTCTATATCTAAGTCATTTTTAGCGTGTAAATCTTTAACTTTTACAAGGACATCTTTAATTTCTGCTTCTTCTTTTTTAATATTAAATAGTACTTGTCTACCAACCATCATATTAGCAATAGTTTCTTTTGTAGCTTCACTAGTTTTTATTCTACCTACGTCTTTACCTCTTCTAATAACGGTAATATTATCTGATAAATCTAATACTTCTTGCAGTTTATGAGTGATAAAAATTATAGTTTTTCCTTCTTTAATTAAGTTTCTCATAATTACATATAACTCTTTTACTTCTTGTGGTGTTAAAACAGCACTAGGTTCATCAAATATTAATAACTCTGCTCCCTTAAATAAGATTTTTAAAATTTCTATTCTTTGTTGTATACCCACTGATAAATCTTCAACTTTTGAATCTGGGTTAATATTTAAACCATATCTTTTTGAAACTTTTATCACATCTTCTTTTGCTTTAGCTTTATCAAATAATACTCCTGCTTTTTTAGGCTCAAAACCTAAAACCATATTTTCAGCAACTGTTAAAGGTTCTACCAACATAAAATGTTGATAAACCATTCCAATTCCTAATTTAGCTGCAATAGTAGGTGTACTTATGTTTACTTTTTTACCTTTATAAAATATTTCACCAGATGTCATATCGTATAATCCATTTAAAATTTTCATCAATGTTGATTTACCTGCACCATTTTCTCCGACTATAGCGTGTATTTCGCCTTTTTTTATTTGTAAATTAATATCGTCGTTAGCGACTATTTTACCTCCAAAAAACTCTTTACGCACATTCTTCATTTCTAAAATATATTCACTCATTTATTGTATCTCCTATTTTTAATTTATATTGGCTTTCATCAATCTTATAGTACTCGATCTATCGTTTTCATCAAGTTTCATTCTAATAAATTTTATAGTTTCTATTAACTGCGGTATAGTCATATACTCTAATGCATTAACTCTTCTTCTAGTTTTTTCTATTTCATCTGCCATTAACTGACAAGACTTTTCTAATTCAGAAAGTCTAATTAAATCTGGCATAATACTATTCAATTCATAAACTGCATCATCTAATTCAGCAGTTGTTTGCAAATATGAGTAAGGGTATATATCACTAAGAATAGGGTTACTTAAATCTTCATCTATTTTTAAAACCGGTATTCTTACACTCATAACATTTTTTTTATCAAAATCAACCATATAATTCATTTTAGAAATATATGTTGATTCTTCAAATGTTTCTTCGCTCATAAGTGCTCTTGCCAATAAAAAGCTTTTCATTGAATTTTCTAATTTTTTTTCGGTTTTTGCACGCATATTTTTATTTTTCTTAATCATCTCAATAAATATTCTCATAAGTTCATCTTGTTTATCTTTTAATAACTTATGACCTTTTTGGGCTGTAACTAGTTTAATCTTTAACTTACTTAATTCCATTCTAGTTGGGTTAACATTTAACTTAGCCATATTAATCCTCTCTATTATCTAAATATTTTTCAAGATATTTCTCTCTAATTCTTTTCAATTCATTTCTAGGTAATATTTTCAATAAATCCCATCCTAAGCCAAGTGTATCTTCAATACTTCTATTAGTGTTGAAACTTTGTCCAACATATTTGTTTTCAAACTCACCAGCAAATTTTGCGAATTTTTTATCTAAATCTGATAATGCTGATTCTCCTAATATTATTGCCAATTCTTTTGCTTCTTTTCCAGTTGCATAAGCTGCAAATAATTGATTCATTGTATCAGCGTGATCTTCACGAGTTTTATCAGCACCTATTCCTTTATCTTTCAATCTTGATAAAGATGGTAAAACATCTATTGGAGGCATAATATTTTTCTTATATAGTTCTCTACTAAGTATTATTTGTCCTTCTGTAATATAACCTGTTAAATCAGGTATAGGATGTGTCTTATCATCTTCTGGCATAGTAAGTATAGGTATTTGTGTTATTGAACCACTTCTACCTTTTATTCTACCTGCTCTTTCATATAAAGTAGATAAATCTGTATATAGATAACCAGGGTAACCTCTTCTACCTGGAACTTCTTTTCTTGCTGCTGATATTTCTCTTAATGCTTCACAATAGTTAGTTAAATCTGTAATTATTGTTAAAACATGCATTCCTTTTTCAAATGCTAGATATTCTGCACAAGTTAATGCCATTCTAGGTGTTGCTATACGTTCTACTGCAGGGTCATCTGCAAGATTAATGAATAAAACTGCTCTGTCTATTGAACCAGTCTTTTTGAAATCGTCCATGAAAAATTGTGCTTCTTCATATGTTATTCCAACTGCCGCAAATACAACGGCAAATTTTTCATTACTTCCAAGAACTTTTGCTTGTCTTGCAATTTGTGCTGCTAATTCTGCATGTGGAAGTCCACTTCCAGAAAATATAGGAAGTTTTTGACCCCTAACCAAAGTATTTAAACCATCTATTGCAGATACTCCTGTTTGTATAAATTCAGATGGGTAATCTCTTGATACAGGATTTATTGCAGTACCATTTATATCTAGATTTTTTTCTGCTATTATCTTAGGTCCATTATCCATAACTTCTCCTAGACCATTAAATACACGACCTATCATGTCCTCTGATACTTTTAGTGTTAATGGTTTAGCCAAAAATCTAACTTTAGAATTAGCCATATTTATACCTGCGGCTGATTCAAATAATTGTATAACTGCATTATCTCTTTCAATTTCTAAAACTTTACCCAGTCTTATTTCACCAGTTTGTATTTCTACTTCTACTAATTCCTCGTATTTAACACCTTCAACACCAGAAACAGTCATTAATGGTCCTACAATTTCTTTTATAGTTTGATACTCTTTTATCATACTATTTCCTCCTTAACTGTTTCAATTAATTTATTAACTTCTTTTGGTATATCATTTATTATTTCATCAAGTTTATCTAAATTTTCTTCTTCAATAAATTTAGATCTTGCTATTCTTTCTCTTATTGGTAGTTCTAGTATATTAGAAATATATACACCTGCTTTTAAAGCTTTTTTCGCTTCATTATAGAAAGTTAAAACCATACTTAACATTTTATTTTGTTTTCCTAATGAAGTATATGTGTCATTTTCATGGAATGCATTTTGTTGTAATAAATCTTCTCTTATACTCTTAGCAGCTTCTAATTTTAACTGATCTTCAAATGATAATGTATCTTTACCAACTAATCTTACAATTTCTTGTAAACTTGATTCTTCTTGTAATAATTTCATTGCATCTTTTCTTCTATCTGAGAAAGTTTTATCAATATTTTCATCCATCCATTCATCAACTTTACTTTGATATAATGAATATGAATTAAGCCAGTTTATTGCTGGGAAATGTCTTCTGTATGCTAATGTTGAATCTAATCCCCAGAAAACTTTAACTATTCTTAGAGTTGCTTGTGATACTGGTTCTGATATATCCCCACCTGGAGGTGAAACCGCACCTATAACAGTTAATGCTCCAATTCTTTCATCATCTCCAAGACAAACTACTTTACCTGCTCTTTCATAAAATTCAGCAGCTCTTGATGATAGATATGCTGGGTAACCTTCATCTCCTGGCATTTCTTCTAAACGACCAGACATTTCTCTTAATGCTTCTGCCCATCTTGAAGTAGAATCTGCCATTATTGAAACTGAATAACCCATATCTCTAAAGTATTCTGCTATAGTTATACCAGTATATATTGATGCTTCTCTGGCTGCAACTGGCATATTAGATGTATTTGCTATTAAAACAGTTCTTTCCATTAAAGATCTTCCTGTCTTAGGATCTATAATTTCTGGGAACTCCATTAATACATCTGTCATTTCATTTCCACGTTCTCCACAACCAACATAAACAACTATTTGAGCATCTCCCCATTTAGCAAATTGGTGTTGTACAACTGTTTTTCCTGAACCAAAAGGCCCTGGAACACATGCTGTTCCACCTTTTGCAACTGGGAAGAATAAATCAATAACTCTTTGTCCTGTTACAAGTGGTTCAGTAGGATTTATTTTTTCTTTATATTTTCTACCTTTTCTTACTGGCCATTTTTGTATCATGTTAATTTCTTTACCTGATACAACAGCAACAGTCTGCTCAACTGTAAATTCTCCATCTTCTATTTTTTCAATAGTTCCTTCAACTCCAAAAGGCACCATAATTTTATGCTCTATAAGCATAGTTTCTTGAACTGTTCCTATTATGTCTCCTACTTTAACATAATCTCCTACTTTTTTAATGGCTTTAAAATTCCATTTTTTAGTTCTATCTAATGGAGTTACTTCTACTCCTTTTTCCAAGAAATCTCCTACTTGATTTCTTATCATATCTAATGGTCTTTGTATTCCATCAAACATGTTTTCAAGTAATCCAGGACCTAATTCTACTGTCAATGGTTCACCTGTTGTTATAACAGGTTCTCCTGGCCCTATACCAGAAGTTTCTTCATAAACTTGAATTGAAGCCCTATCATCTCTCATTTCTATTATTTCACCTATTAATTTTTTGTTCCCTACCTTAACAACATCGTAGATATTTGCCTCTTCCATATTTTCGGCTACTACTAAGGGTCCTGAAACTTTTATAATTTTTCCAACTTTCAAAAGACTTCCTCCTAAAATATATTTGTCCCTATTGCTTTTTCTATATTATCATCTATATTACTCATTCCTATATTATGACTTCCACTATTACTTGGTATTAAT
This window harbors:
- the manA gene encoding mannose-6-phosphate isomerase, class I, with amino-acid sequence MELIFMKPYMKEVIWGGEKIKREFNYETNSDKIGEAWIISANDNGYSTVINGKYKGLTLKELWNKHKELFGNEKGEIFPLLVKYIDAKSDLSVQVHPDDEYARANEGQENGKSEAWYILDCEEGSDIEIGHSAKTKDELREMVYNKKWNELLTYRKIKKGDFFDIPPGTVHAIRKGTLILEIQQNSDITYRFYDYDRLQNGKLRELHIEKSLDVTICPHKDTSSIGEKTENSQLLVKNNYFSVKKYEINEKVLIENNENFLIVCVINGSGSINNISIKKGDNFIVPYKYGNLTFDGNLEFMLIRSEK
- a CDS encoding carbon starvation CstA family protein — translated: MYTFIFSLVLLIIGYLTYGKYVEKVFGADPSRPTPAISQPDGVDFVPLGSFRALFIQFLNVVGTGPIFGAIAGALFGPMAFVWIVLGCVFGGAVHDFFSGMLSVRSKGATIGELVGENLGEFARHGMRLFSVVLLVLTGVVFLTSPADILFNLTGGAISRNMLLIIIISYYIFATLLPVDKLIAKIYPLFGMALFFMAVGISVSLIVGNIKGIYYTPEITHLATKINWNTTHTLFPFLFISIACGAISGFHATQSPIIGRCIKSEKDGRKVFYLAMIGEGIVATVWAAAAMTLFPLAGEGLGLASQLEGLRAAGSAPVVVNSVASLTLGKLGAGLAVLGVVAAPITSGDTSFRGARLIIADVFKISQQPIRNRLFIAIPLFAVGAILSQVDFNIIWRYFAWSNQTLATIGLWSSTAWLLKRNKNYLITLLPALFMTMVTVTYIVIAPEGFVRFFKDAGQDTILMGGLLIASIVAISALVKFIMTKREYDKNNLYIED
- a CDS encoding ABC transporter permease; its protein translation is MEALKILLQQTIILAPPILITAVGACLCELSGVVNIGLEGMMLSGAFAAAVVNIYTGNPYLGILFGIIIGGLVSLIHAVISINLKGNQIVSGVAINLFALSTTGFLIKLLFNAAGSTPSAPTTANKMAVLIFIYALAISVYFIVYKTVFGLRLRSVGEHPLAADTVGISVYKYRYIGVILSGMFAGLGGAYMSTVVLQQFINNMSAGRGFIALAAMIFGKWNPLGAILASLLFAFGQAFSDYAKSSSIAIPQQFLSMIPYILTLIVLVGFIGKARPPKAGGKPYEK
- a CDS encoding ABC transporter permease, which codes for MNNSTKKWIYAILPSIMAVLVALIIGAIVIALKGVNPLEAYGSMMKAAFYQTSTRYPFNGLAKTLVYATPLLFSALAVMISFKAGMFNIGVQGQMMAGGLGATLVGIYFHNIFGNIFVALFVAALFGFIWAGIAGLLKSLFGINEVISTIMLNYIIAPFQNYLLGGPLKDPLSSNTQTVPVYEGVRLPTIFQEITKQSLNIGFIIAIITCIAAYFFFKNTSLGYKIKAVGYNPTSSENAGINTKLIAFVAMGIAGAVAGIGGAERILGGSTQYVYTDLIMGEFGFTGIAVALLGNNNPFGIIVASIFYAALEIGGQTLQIDYRLDKEIVYIIQALIIILVAAENIFKYMINRKGKN
- a CDS encoding ABC transporter ATP-binding protein, giving the protein MSEYILEMKNVRKEFFGGKIVANDDINLQIKKGEIHAIVGENGAGKSTLMKILNGLYDMTSGEIFYKGKKVNISTPTIAAKLGIGMVYQHFMLVEPLTVAENMVLGFEPKKAGVLFDKAKAKEDVIKVSKRYGLNINPDSKVEDLSVGIQQRIEILKILFKGAELLIFDEPSAVLTPQEVKELYVIMRNLIKEGKTIIFITHKLQEVLDLSDNITVIRRGKDVGRIKTSEATKETIANMMVGRQVLFNIKKEEAEIKDVLVKVKDLHAKNDLDIEKVKGVSFDIREGEILGIAGVEGNGQTELIEVLAGLRKATSGEYMLGENVLLNKSPKYIRNSGLSHIPENRHKRATINEFSIKDDLILGVLEPYTNKGFLDNSKINKVSKEMIEKYDIRPKDPNVIFGGLSGGNQQKVVVARELEKENKFIIAAQPTRGVDIGAIEMIHNTILHERTKGKAILVVSAELSEIMALSDRIAVMYSGKIVDILNKEDATIEKLGILMAGGKIEGGNNNE
- a CDS encoding V-type ATP synthase subunit D, translating into MAKLNVNPTRMELSKLKIKLVTAQKGHKLLKDKQDELMRIFIEMIKKNKNMRAKTEKKLENSMKSFLLARALMSEETFEESTYISKMNYMVDFDKKNVMSVRIPVLKIDEDLSNPILSDIYPYSYLQTTAELDDAVYELNSIMPDLIRLSELEKSCQLMADEIEKTRRRVNALEYMTIPQLIETIKFIRMKLDENDRSSTIRLMKANIN
- a CDS encoding V-type ATP synthase subunit B, which gives rise to MIKEYQTIKEIVGPLMTVSGVEGVKYEELVEVEIQTGEIRLGKVLEIERDNAVIQLFESAAGINMANSKVRFLAKPLTLKVSEDMIGRVFNGLGEVMDNGPKIIAEKNLDINGTAINPVSRDYPSEFIQTGVSAIDGLNTLVRGQKLPIFSGSGLPHAELAAQIARQAKVLGSNEKFAVVFAAVGITYEEAQFFMDDFKKTGSIDRAVLFINLADDPAVERIATPRMALTCAEYLAFEKGMHVLTIITDLTNYCEALREISAARKEVPGRRGYPGYLYTDLSTLYERAGRIKGRSGSITQIPILTMPEDDKTHPIPDLTGYITEGQIILSRELYKKNIMPPIDVLPSLSRLKDKGIGADKTREDHADTMNQLFAAYATGKEAKELAIILGESALSDLDKKFAKFAGEFENKYVGQSFNTNRSIEDTLGLGWDLLKILPRNELKRIREKYLEKYLDNRED
- a CDS encoding V-type ATP synthase subunit A; amino-acid sequence: MKVGKIIKVSGPLVVAENMEEANIYDVVKVGNKKLIGEIIEMRDDRASIQVYEETSGIGPGEPVITTGEPLTVELGPGLLENMFDGIQRPLDMIRNQVGDFLEKGVEVTPLDRTKKWNFKAIKKVGDYVKVGDIIGTVQETMLIEHKIMVPFGVEGTIEKIEDGEFTVEQTVAVVSGKEINMIQKWPVRKGRKYKEKINPTEPLVTGQRVIDLFFPVAKGGTACVPGPFGSGKTVVQHQFAKWGDAQIVVYVGCGERGNEMTDVLMEFPEIIDPKTGRSLMERTVLIANTSNMPVAAREASIYTGITIAEYFRDMGYSVSIMADSTSRWAEALREMSGRLEEMPGDEGYPAYLSSRAAEFYERAGKVVCLGDDERIGALTVIGAVSPPGGDISEPVSQATLRIVKVFWGLDSTLAYRRHFPAINWLNSYSLYQSKVDEWMDENIDKTFSDRRKDAMKLLQEESSLQEIVRLVGKDTLSFEDQLKLEAAKSIREDLLQQNAFHENDTYTSLGKQNKMLSMVLTFYNEAKKALKAGVYISNILELPIRERIARSKFIEEENLDKLDEIINDIPKEVNKLIETVKEEIV